One Bufo gargarizans isolate SCDJY-AF-19 chromosome 4, ASM1485885v1, whole genome shotgun sequence DNA window includes the following coding sequences:
- the PPP1CB gene encoding serine/threonine-protein phosphatase PP1-beta catalytic subunit has product MADGELNVDSLISRLLEVRGCRPGKIVQMTEAEVRGLCIKSREIFLSQPILLELEAPLKICGDIHGQYTDLLRLFEYGGFPPEANYLFLGDYVDRGKQSLETICLLLAYKIKYPENFFLLRGNHECASINRIYGFYDECKRRFNIKLWKTFTDCFNCLPIAAIVDEKIFCCHGGLSPDLQSMEQIRRIMRPTDVPDTGLLCDLLWSDPDKDVQGWGENDRGVSFTFGADVVSKFLNRHDLDLICRAHQVVEDGYEFFAKRQLVTLFSAPNYCGEFDNAGGMMSVDETLMCSFQILKPSEKKAKYQYGGLNSGRPVTPPRTANPPKKR; this is encoded by the exons TGCGAGGATGTCGCCCCGGGAAGATTGTGCAGATGACGGAGGCCGAGGTTCGGGGGCTCTGCATAAAATCCAGGGAAATCTTCCTCAGTCAGCCCATCCTgctggaactggaggcgccccTCAAGATTTGTG GTGACATCCACGGGCAGTACACAGATTTACTTCGGCTGTTTGAGTATGGCGGTTTCCCCCCAGAAGCCAACTACCTCTTCCTGGGGGATTACGTTGACAGAGGGAAGCAGTCACTGGAAACCATTTGCCTGCTGCTGGCCTATAAAATCAAATACCCCGAGAACTTCTTCCTGCTCAGAGGAAACCACGAGTGTGCAAGCATCAACCGCATCTATGGCTTCTACGATGAGT GCAAACGGAGGTTTAACATAAAGCTGTGGAAGACCTTTACCGACTGCTTCAATTGCCTGCCGATTGCCGCCATCGTGGACGAGAAGATCTTCTGTTGCCACGGAG GTCTCTCCCCAGATCTACAGTCTATGGAACAGATCCGCAGAATCATGAGGCCCACAGACGTCCCTGACACAG GTTTGCTCTGTGACCTCCTGTGGTCAGATCCTGATAAAGACGTGCAGGGCTGGGGCGAAAATGACCGTGGTGTTTCCTTTACCTTCGGCGCAGATGTGGTTAGCAAATTCTTGAATCGGCATGACCTGGATCTGATATGTCGAGCTCATCAG GTAGTAGAGGACGGCTATGAATTCTTTGCCAAGCGGCAGCTGGTCACCCTGTTCTCTGCTCCAAATTACTGCGGGGAGTTTGATAATGCTGGCGGCATGATGAGCGTGGATGAAACCCTGATGTGCTCCTTCCAG ATCCTAAAACCCTCAGAAAAGAAGGCAAAGTATCAGTACGGGGGATTGAACTCTGGGCGCCCAGTGACGCCTCCCCGGACAGCCAACCCTCCCAAGAAGAGGTGA